From Cryptosporangium phraense, a single genomic window includes:
- a CDS encoding anti-sigma regulatory factor: protein MTSQTLPIASDEDVVRVRQLVRSVAVAAKLSLIDQTKLVTAASELARNTFLYGGGGTAEVQIVTSGAKRGVRIVFADEGPGIADIDLAMTDGWTSGGGLGLGLSGSRRLVDEFDLDTEVGRGTRITVAKWSR from the coding sequence GTGACTTCTCAGACCCTGCCGATCGCCTCGGACGAGGACGTCGTCCGGGTGCGGCAGCTCGTCCGATCGGTGGCGGTGGCGGCCAAGCTCTCGCTGATCGATCAGACCAAGCTCGTCACCGCGGCCAGCGAACTGGCCCGGAACACGTTTCTCTACGGCGGTGGCGGCACCGCCGAGGTCCAGATCGTGACGTCCGGTGCCAAGCGGGGCGTCCGGATCGTCTTCGCGGACGAGGGACCGGGCATCGCCGACATCGATCTCGCGATGACCGACGGGTGGACCTCGGGTGGTGGCCTCGGCCTGGGTCTCTCCGGGTCGCGCCGGCTCGTCGACGAGTTCGACCTGGACACCGAGGTCGGCCGGGGAACCCGGATCACGGTGGCGAAGTGGAGCCGCTGA
- a CDS encoding STAS domain-containing protein: MDAIPILKLDDVLLVSIQVDLSDQTAMAMQDALADRITTTGARGVVIDISALEIVDSFIGRILATTASVSRMLDADTVVVGMRPAVAITLVELGLSLGEVRTALNLEKGLALLRQAKAIAADEQ; encoded by the coding sequence ATGGACGCCATCCCGATCCTGAAGCTGGACGACGTCCTGCTGGTGTCGATCCAGGTCGACCTGTCCGACCAGACCGCCATGGCGATGCAGGACGCGCTGGCCGACCGGATCACGACGACCGGCGCCCGGGGCGTCGTCATCGACATCTCGGCGCTCGAGATCGTCGACTCGTTCATCGGGCGGATCCTGGCCACCACCGCGTCGGTGTCCCGGATGCTCGACGCGGACACGGTCGTCGTCGGAATGCGCCCGGCGGTGGCGATCACGCTGGTCGAGCTGGGTCTGTCGCTGGGCGAAGTGCGCACGGCCCTGAACCTGGAGAAGGGCCTGGCGCTCTTACGCCAGGCGAAGGCCATCGCGGCCGACGAACAGTGA
- a CDS encoding STAS domain-containing protein, protein MSQTHSLEGLLPVLAGDPEGIVDEWSEIVTQSLRGRVSKPEVRTELAELYRTLRAGLESSDFTELHGLLAELSRARAVQGFSPRETAVSVFALKQVVSRRIGDDLPLGEFLQFSALVDDLGLLTFEAYSQAREQVIAEQAEQLLELSTPVVKLWDGIIAVPLVGTLDSARAQAVMEQLLEALTSTDADTAIIDITGVPAVDTQVAQHLLKTVMAARLMGAESIISGIRPQIAQTIVALGIEFGDIATKATLADALALALHRRQGRS, encoded by the coding sequence ATGTCCCAGACCCACTCGCTGGAGGGCCTGTTGCCCGTTCTCGCCGGAGACCCCGAGGGCATCGTCGACGAGTGGTCCGAGATCGTCACCCAGAGCCTGCGCGGGCGGGTCAGCAAGCCGGAGGTACGCACCGAGCTGGCCGAGCTCTACCGGACGCTGCGCGCCGGACTGGAAAGCTCCGACTTCACCGAGTTGCACGGGCTGCTGGCCGAGCTGTCCCGGGCCCGCGCGGTGCAGGGCTTCTCCCCGCGGGAGACCGCGGTCAGCGTGTTCGCGCTCAAGCAGGTCGTCAGCCGCCGGATCGGCGACGACCTGCCGCTCGGCGAGTTCCTGCAGTTCTCCGCGCTGGTCGACGACCTCGGGCTGCTCACGTTCGAGGCCTACTCGCAGGCCCGCGAGCAGGTGATCGCCGAGCAGGCCGAGCAGCTGCTCGAGCTGTCGACGCCGGTCGTCAAGCTCTGGGACGGGATCATCGCGGTGCCGCTGGTCGGCACTTTGGACTCGGCTCGGGCGCAGGCCGTCATGGAGCAGTTACTCGAGGCCCTGACCAGCACCGACGCCGACACCGCGATCATCGACATCACCGGCGTGCCCGCGGTCGACACCCAGGTCGCCCAGCACCTGCTGAAGACGGTGATGGCCGCGCGGCTGATGGGTGCCGAGTCGATCATCTCCGGCATCCGCCCGCAGATCGCCCAGACCATCGTCGCGCTCGGTATCGAGTTCGGGGACATCGCCACGAAGGCGACGCTCGCCGACGCGCTCGCGCTGGCGCTGCACCGGCGTCAGGGCCGGAGCTGA
- a CDS encoding ATP-binding protein: MDTQGASNRQPRRHTIPTATARLPRIPGSANTARRFAADFLASSGAAGMVVEDVVLLVSEVVSNAIEHTDGAGAVQLDLRLDGAVLHVAVSDDSVQLPELQNRDGKAHRGRGLQLVEMLADEWGVRVRPDGKTVWFELTVA; encoded by the coding sequence GTGGACACTCAAGGAGCGTCGAACCGACAACCGCGGAGGCACACCATTCCGACAGCCACCGCGCGGTTACCTCGGATCCCCGGCTCCGCGAACACCGCCCGACGCTTCGCCGCCGACTTCCTCGCGTCCTCCGGCGCCGCGGGGATGGTCGTCGAGGACGTCGTGCTGCTCGTCAGCGAGGTCGTCTCCAACGCGATCGAGCACACCGACGGCGCCGGCGCCGTCCAGCTCGACCTCCGGCTCGACGGCGCCGTCCTGCACGTTGCGGTGAGTGACGATTCCGTGCAACTGCCCGAACTCCAGAACCGGGACGGGAAGGCCCATCGCGGACGCGGGCTCCAGCTGGTCGAGATGCTGGCCGACGAGTGGGGCGTCCGGGTTCGTCCGGACGGAAAGACGGTCTGGTTCGAGCTGACGGTAGCCTGA
- a CDS encoding class I SAM-dependent methyltransferase, whose amino-acid sequence MYTHGHAESVLRSHRTRTMENSAGYLLPHLRGGLDLLDIGSGPGTITVDLAERVAPGRVTAVEVTENALALTRAEAARRGADSIDFLVADVHALDLPSDSFDVVHAHQVLQHVADPVAALREMIRVCRPGGVVAVRDGDYRGFTWYPELPGLDRWLALYQAAARANGGEPNAGRRLLAWAHAAGATDVTATSSTWCYAEPAAREAWGGMWADRITGSAIAGQLVDSGLATVDDLEAVAAAWREWAAHPDGWISIPHGELLIRPK is encoded by the coding sequence ATGTACACGCACGGGCATGCGGAGAGCGTGCTGCGGTCCCACCGGACCCGCACCATGGAGAACTCGGCCGGCTACCTGCTCCCTCACCTGCGGGGCGGCCTCGACCTGCTCGACATCGGCAGCGGCCCCGGCACCATCACCGTCGACCTGGCCGAACGGGTCGCTCCGGGCCGGGTCACCGCGGTCGAGGTGACCGAGAATGCGCTCGCGCTCACCCGGGCCGAGGCCGCGCGCCGGGGCGCCGACTCGATCGACTTCCTCGTCGCCGACGTCCACGCGCTCGACCTGCCGTCGGATTCGTTCGACGTCGTGCACGCGCACCAGGTGCTACAGCACGTGGCCGATCCGGTGGCGGCGCTGCGCGAGATGATCCGGGTCTGCCGTCCGGGTGGCGTCGTCGCGGTGCGCGACGGCGACTACCGCGGCTTCACCTGGTACCCGGAGCTCCCCGGGCTGGACCGGTGGCTCGCGCTCTACCAGGCCGCGGCCCGGGCCAACGGCGGCGAGCCGAACGCCGGCCGTCGCCTCCTGGCCTGGGCCCACGCGGCCGGCGCGACCGATGTGACGGCCACGTCGTCGACCTGGTGTTACGCCGAGCCGGCGGCGCGCGAGGCGTGGGGTGGGATGTGGGCCGACCGGATCACCGGCTCGGCCATCGCCGGGCAACTCGTCGACTCAGGCCTCGCCACTGTCGACGATCTGGAGGCCGTGGCCGCAGCCTGGCGCGAGTGGGCCGCCCATCCCGACGGCTGGATCAGCATCCCGCACGGCGAGCTCCTGATCCGACCAAAGTAG
- a CDS encoding alpha/beta hydrolase, whose amino-acid sequence MPFGYLISVGILAFATGTAVVGPRPAHTTPSHWAFWATFMINELPFLALYLLIAESLLAAAQGDLFTPGGLVGLAVAVLTAAGLVVLIRRALATGAALQVTTPIPWAHVLLAPFAVRRRGVRRIGDLAYGDAGRRNRLDVYCGPTPGPVFVYFHGGGFRIGHKRKEGRALLYALAARGWVCVSANYRFTGYPDAHVDAKRVIAWVREHIAEYGGDAGTIVVSGSSAGGHLASMLALTPNDPTFQPGFEDADTSVSAVVGFYGYYGRVAGPGSSPLDHLTEAPPFLFLHGDLDASTLIEDTREFAAKLRAVSSQPVILAELPGAQHTFDLFFSARYVRIIEAVAAFARLPYDRAR is encoded by the coding sequence ATGCCTTTCGGATACCTCATCTCGGTCGGGATCCTGGCCTTCGCCACCGGCACCGCCGTCGTCGGTCCCCGCCCCGCGCACACGACGCCGAGCCACTGGGCGTTCTGGGCCACGTTCATGATCAACGAGCTGCCGTTCCTCGCCCTCTACCTGTTGATCGCCGAGTCGCTCCTCGCCGCCGCCCAGGGAGACCTCTTCACCCCGGGCGGTCTGGTAGGGCTCGCCGTCGCCGTGCTGACCGCCGCCGGGCTGGTCGTCCTGATCCGGCGCGCGCTGGCCACTGGGGCGGCCCTGCAGGTGACGACGCCGATTCCCTGGGCCCACGTCCTGCTCGCCCCGTTCGCCGTCCGTCGCCGGGGCGTCCGCCGGATCGGCGACCTCGCCTACGGCGACGCCGGCCGGCGCAACCGGCTCGACGTCTACTGCGGACCCACCCCCGGACCCGTCTTCGTCTACTTCCACGGCGGCGGCTTCCGGATCGGTCACAAACGCAAGGAGGGCCGGGCCCTCCTCTACGCGCTCGCCGCGCGGGGCTGGGTCTGCGTCAGCGCCAACTACCGCTTCACCGGCTATCCCGACGCCCATGTGGACGCCAAGCGAGTGATCGCCTGGGTCCGGGAGCACATCGCGGAGTACGGCGGTGACGCGGGCACGATCGTCGTCTCCGGCAGCTCGGCCGGCGGGCATCTGGCCAGCATGCTCGCGCTCACCCCGAACGACCCGACCTTCCAGCCCGGCTTCGAGGACGCCGACACGTCGGTCTCGGCCGTCGTCGGCTTCTACGGCTACTACGGACGGGTCGCCGGGCCCGGCTCCTCGCCGCTGGACCACCTGACCGAGGCCCCGCCGTTCCTGTTCCTGCACGGCGACCTGGACGCCTCGACGCTGATCGAGGACACCCGGGAGTTCGCCGCGAAGCTCCGGGCGGTCAGCTCCCAGCCGGTGATCCTGGCCGAGCTGCCCGGCGCCCAACACACGTTCGACCTGTTCTTCTCGGCGCGCTACGTCCGGATCATCGAGGCCGTCGCCGCATTCGCGCGGCTGCCCTACGATCGGGCCCGCTGA
- a CDS encoding penicillin-binding transpeptidase domain-containing protein has protein sequence MNKTTLATLVVLCAAVLTACSKDDAPEPTIDAFLDGWQHGKFAKVSVVDPNGKAVPDLKQEIAKVAGDLPAAPSKLARSGKATVKDDDATSTVKVTWTLPGGVVWAYDTSVRLRKNDDKWQVVWEPALVHKSLKTGDVLVAQRKEAPRASVLDTTGSPIVKARPVVTVLLDPAKVTDAAATAKQLTAAFEQIDTDVDLSDLPAQLAKAKPGIAVEVVTLRQEAYDQIESRISAIAGTTTTKSTLDLAPTRQFARALLGSVSDVTKEDLTKNPGKYDLGDHVGHGGLQAAFDARLRGTPGETILVRHPDKTEADLFSTVPKPGQDVRTTLDQRVQTAAETALKDVTQRSAVVAIRIKDGAVLAAANGPDGGTFNAAFEARVPPGSTFKMVSALGLLDSGKVTAEETVACPSHLAAGGRDFKNFDDFELGNVPFRTDFAQSCNTAFVALAPRLGPDGLADAGRTLGLESDYKLPVPAFSGKVSTGGDAAERAAAAFGQGTTVVSPLSMAAATAAVASGQFKAPTLVAGQPVVPAGPQLEVAALQPLRAMMREVVTDGTATALRDAPGGPVYGKTGTAEYDNNPDHAHAWFVGYQGEIAFAVFVEGGGHSTSVSVPVAKNFLRALN, from the coding sequence ATGAACAAAACGACCCTGGCCACGCTCGTCGTGCTGTGCGCTGCCGTCCTCACCGCCTGCTCGAAGGACGACGCGCCGGAGCCCACCATCGACGCGTTCCTCGACGGCTGGCAGCACGGGAAGTTCGCCAAGGTCAGCGTCGTCGATCCGAACGGCAAGGCCGTTCCGGACCTGAAGCAGGAGATCGCGAAGGTCGCCGGCGACCTCCCGGCCGCGCCGTCGAAGCTCGCCCGCTCCGGGAAGGCGACGGTGAAGGACGACGACGCGACGAGCACGGTGAAGGTGACCTGGACCCTGCCCGGCGGTGTCGTCTGGGCCTACGACACGTCGGTGCGGCTGCGGAAGAACGACGACAAGTGGCAGGTGGTCTGGGAGCCCGCGCTGGTGCACAAGAGCCTGAAGACCGGGGACGTGCTGGTGGCCCAGCGGAAGGAGGCGCCCAGGGCGAGCGTCCTCGACACGACCGGGAGCCCGATCGTCAAGGCCCGGCCGGTCGTCACCGTCCTGCTCGACCCGGCCAAGGTCACCGACGCCGCCGCCACCGCGAAGCAGTTGACGGCCGCGTTCGAACAGATCGACACCGACGTCGACCTGTCCGATCTGCCGGCCCAGCTCGCGAAGGCCAAGCCGGGCATCGCGGTCGAGGTCGTGACCCTGCGCCAGGAGGCCTACGACCAGATCGAGTCGCGGATCAGCGCGATCGCCGGCACCACGACGACGAAGTCCACGCTCGACCTCGCGCCGACCCGCCAGTTCGCCCGCGCGCTGCTCGGCTCGGTCTCCGACGTCACCAAAGAGGACCTGACCAAGAACCCGGGGAAGTACGACCTCGGCGACCACGTCGGCCACGGCGGACTGCAGGCCGCGTTCGACGCCCGGCTCCGCGGCACGCCGGGGGAGACCATCCTCGTCCGCCACCCGGACAAGACCGAGGCCGACCTCTTCTCCACCGTGCCGAAGCCCGGCCAGGACGTCCGCACCACGCTCGACCAGCGCGTCCAGACCGCCGCGGAGACCGCGCTGAAGGACGTGACCCAGCGCAGCGCGGTGGTGGCGATCCGGATCAAGGACGGCGCGGTGCTCGCGGCCGCGAACGGCCCCGACGGTGGGACGTTCAACGCCGCGTTCGAGGCCCGGGTCCCGCCCGGCTCGACGTTCAAGATGGTCTCGGCGCTGGGTCTGCTCGACAGCGGCAAGGTCACCGCCGAGGAGACCGTCGCGTGCCCGAGCCACCTGGCCGCCGGTGGCCGCGACTTCAAGAATTTCGACGACTTCGAGCTGGGCAACGTGCCGTTCCGGACCGACTTCGCCCAGTCGTGCAACACGGCGTTCGTCGCGCTGGCTCCGCGACTCGGGCCGGACGGGCTGGCCGACGCCGGTCGCACGCTGGGCCTGGAGTCGGACTACAAGCTCCCGGTGCCCGCGTTCTCCGGCAAGGTCTCGACCGGCGGTGACGCGGCCGAGCGGGCCGCGGCCGCGTTCGGTCAGGGCACGACCGTGGTGAGCCCGCTGTCGATGGCCGCGGCGACCGCGGCGGTGGCGTCCGGGCAGTTCAAGGCGCCGACGTTGGTGGCCGGGCAGCCGGTCGTGCCGGCCGGGCCGCAGCTCGAGGTGGCCGCGCTGCAGCCGTTGCGGGCGATGATGCGTGAGGTCGTGACCGATGGCACGGCTACGGCTCTGCGGGATGCTCCGGGTGGGCCGGTGTACGGGAAGACGGGGACGGCCGAGTACGACAACAATCCTGATCATGCGCACGCGTGGTTCGTCGGGTACCAGGGCGAGATCGCGTTCGCGGTCTTCGTCGAGGGCGGGGGCCACAGCACGTCGGTTTCGGTTCCGGTAGCCAAGAATTTCCTCCGAGCCCTCAATTAG